ttacttaaaaaagttataaaaaaaaaaaaaacacaaattggtTGGCAAAACTTTTAGGAAGTATGGAATGGAGGTGAAGCACCCTACACTAGGAACAGACACGAGAGCTTTGGAATTGATTTGACATCTGAACTCCCAAGATTGAACAGTCATCTCTGCTAATTACAATTCTAGACATATAACTTTATTTACTCTACGAGCATActttttgtttatcaaaaataattcaCTAATCAAAGTGTcactttcaatatatatatagaatgtAGTACAGTTCTAATAGATGGAGAATGTAgtagttcatcaaaaaaaaaaagatggagaATGTAGTACACACGTATGCTGTTCTGTTCGACCTTTTGGGCCCCTGTCCAATCCCTTTAATCGACTGGGATTGATGCAAAggaattgtttatttttaattcatatttaggtgggaattggGATTGGTTGGGTTGGTTGATAAGTGCAAATCCTGTCAGCCCTACAACAAAGATGGATTCAACTCCTTTACAATTACAGTTAGAAAATTTAACTGGGTCCTGACAAAATCCAAATACTGTATAGTACTACTTAAATAGATAGTCATATAAAATGTTTGCAAGATATGGATTCCTCATGAACAGTCGAGCTTTTGAAATTCTTCTCCAAACTGTAGAGGTATCAAATCTAACAAAGGGCACACCAGTATAGTATGGCCATTGTTCGGAAAAACATGAAGGTCTTTAGTTGCTTCCAGCAAACCTTTGCATTTTGATGCCCTCTGGCCTCTGCTGCAAGTATCTCAAGTAgtctttgtaattctttagtTGAAACCATAGCTATTGAGTAACATTTATAGTAATACATTACTCCTCTCCATCTATCATTCgaattattcaaaaaaagcTATTTCTTATTATTAAAGGATTACAATTTGGCTTTCTACGACTActttaaaaatatgtttattttaatatgtCTTCCTCATCACCAATTTGTTTTGAGGCAAAGTGACATTAGCTCGAAATTCGACACTTATCTCTTCTTATCAATGGTTAATTGTAAAGATAAATTCACACAATCACTTAAATTCAAAATGATTTAATTGTATTAATTGGGAGGATGAAACCATGATTAGTCCATTGTAGTGAATAATTTCTCCCACCTTAAAAGAaggtaagggaagagagattaCTCGGATGccaccaatgaaaccaaacaagGTAAAGAACATTATCTATGAAATTGCTTTGGCCTCAATCCACCCCATGAGCTCATGCCTTGGTACATTGAAGTTTGATCTTTACCAAACATTGGTGTCACGTATTACCTATACCTCTTGAGAAAGAAAGGTGTTTGCTAGCGATCTCTTAGTTTGGAGAAACCGGTTTTGATGAAAAACTCGCATCTTAGGTATAGAATATAGATCCAAAGCTGGCACAAAACCCacagattataaaattaatttgttcTGGATAGTTGATGAAACTTAACGAAATCCAGAATTAGTAAGTAACCTAATTGTCATCATAGGGTGCTGAATGGATAGCTATATATAGGTGTAGCTAGATATTGTTGGTCTAATTAACTCCTAATGGCTTTGATCTTGCTTCATAATGAATTAAGTCACCATATATACCATTGTTTTCTCAGCAATGATTAGAATTTAagattccatttttattattatactgCAAATACATGTGCATGtctaataatttaattatatccGTCGGTTTGTTTTATAAACAATACACAAATCATTATAAATTGGGACATTAAGCACGAGCAGATTCTCTCCAAACATATCACTGACATTCTTAGATCCTGATTGCAACAActgtaatttgaaatttcacCTGAGAATCAATACAATCAAGTATTAGCAAACATCAATCAATGCAAAGAGTAATAAAAATGGCCACTATGATGGTACTGTATGGAGCAATTGATACGTTCGTCAGTGCCTATTATTATATTGGAGTTGTATGCCAAAAACAAGTAGATCAAGATCAAAATACCAAAGCATGAGAGAAGCAACTTTGCAGATCTTGGGACAACATGGAAAGTTGGAAACTGTAGCCATCGAAGTTCAGAACACAAGCAGTCTTGTGAGAGCCATGACAGAACATCTACACGTGAAGACATCGTGAAAAGTAATTTGTACCTTATTCACCTCCCAATACTTTATGCTTCCCAACCACTTTCCAATTACATTCcaactttctcttttttgggtCTGTTTTTACTGTTATAAATGTTAGTTCCAAAAATTATCCCAACAAAAAAAGTTAGTTCCAAAAAGTTTAAGATTTTAGGATAAGCTAAATTTAAggttctttctatttttaagaTATGAACCTTACTTTAATTCCAGCAAGAAGTATATTATTATACACTAAATTAGGTTAAATGCTTCAGAGATCAGCTGAAGTCCAAACCAGGTCATAAAAACCTAGCAGTAACTGAGTTCTCTTAATAAGTGAGAGGTTGAAACTATAGAGACAACCATGTTGAGCCTGCTTTATTAGGGTTTTAAGTCAAACTTGGTGttacaatatataaatatagggTTGTGTTAATGGGACCTTAGAGTGCCTGTTAACTATCACTTTTTGCCGTTGTTGCAacattctttttactttttgcagttttttttttatctttttaaataattttttaatcatttttggtaattcttttaataattttttgtattttttattagaattatCCATTAAGAAAAATCTTAACAAGCACGACTTGTTAACATGtaccataaatatatataaaccataAGAATAAAGTTCCAAGCAATAAAGCAAAATACAAGAATCAAAGAAGCAACTTGCTTTGGTACATCACATTAATCTTGCACACAAAGCTAATTGGAGCTTAATATATATAAGGAGTGCACTAAAATAACTGGCAGAACATCTAACATTCCACGAAGGATTGTCTATCTGCACAGTCAAAAAACACCAGCTACATAACCATATTGTACATCCTTCAGGATAAAAATCCTAGGCCTACCGACACCAACCAGACATTCTGGTATGTGCAAGCCTATGTAGACTATCAAATCACACGTCACATTCCTCTAAATTTAGTACAACCTGCACAATTTCATTGGTGCACATTTGGCTAGGAATGGCACTAATAATATTCACCATAATAACAACAATCTTGAAGAAAGCAACTTCTAAGGACATGTATGAATTACAAAGGTGTTTCTCTTTCTCGTACCAAAACCTGTAATCCGCCACTAAATGAGGCTGTGAGCCCAGGAGAGAACCGTGGCGTGTGGCTTGGTGTAGCTAAGTCGATTTGGAATTTTCGAAGCAATGAAAGTGCTACACATTTGAGCTCCACTAGAGCCATTTCTTTTCCCAAACAGACCCTGAGTCCAGCTTGAAAAACTGGGTACTTAAAAGGGTTTTCTGGGAAAAATATTCCATCTTTCAACCATCTTTCTGGCTTGAATTGTAAGCAATCAAAACCCCAAATTTCTTTAATCCGACCCATTGCGTAAGGATGATAGGTAACCCTAGTGCCTTTCCTCACAAAAGTCCCAtcaggaaggacatcatcttTTTGACAAAACTTTGAATCAAACTGTATAGGAGGATAGAGTCTCATACTCTCATACACTGCTGCTTGTAAGTAATGAAGCTCTCGTAGCTCCTCAAAGCTTGTGAGCTCCTTATTTGCTCCGATGACTCGGTCTGCCTCAACCCTGATTGCTGACTCCACGTGGGGGTGCTTTGCCAAAAGCCAAAACAAGCTAGTCAAGGCTGATGCAACCGTGTCCCGCCCAGCTAATAAGAAGCTTATAACGATGTCTCTCAAATATGTATCATCGTCAACACTACTCATGAACCTCGACAAAAGGTCTTTATGAGTGAAAAATCCCATTCTGCGCTTTTGCTTTATTACTTCTTGTGCCAAAACATTGATCATGCTAACAGCTTCCTTTAATTTCTTCTCACTACCTATATTGAACACCCTTTTGATCTTCCATACAAGTGGGGACACAGTCATGGCTCTCTCAGCTGACAATTTCGATGCAAGGTCAAAGGAATCAGCAAATTCAGACATGGGTAGTGACAACTCTAGGCACCTGGGGTCTAACCCAAATGAGAATCGGCATATACAATCAAAGGAGAATCTTCGAAACACGTCCTGTAAATCCAAAACCCCATCTTTTTTGCTTCCAACTAAGGATAAAAGTGGGACAAGCCGGGTTTTGATCTCGTAATTGACAATCTCGAACGCAAACGATCTTATGGAGTACTTGTTGAGCTCTAGACTCGCCATCTTTCTTTGGAACCTCCATAAGTCACCGTCCACGTTGAATATACCTCGACCCAGAAAGTCACCTAAGATCATGGAAAAGGGTTTGCCTTTTGGGTAATTTTCAAACCTTGTTTTAAGCATGTACTCAACGTTATTGGGGTTGGCTGTGATTGTGTTTCCAAGAACATGTATGTGGATGGTTTTGCTTGGAGAGTTTTTTAGAAGATGAGCATACCAATCACAAAGGTTATCAAATTGTTTGGACCAACTTGACGTGAGATAAGTATGACATATTTCACAGTTGCACCAAGGCTTTAGTCTAGCTAAGTATAGCAAGGGAGGAAAGATAAGAAAACAAAGTGCAAGAAAGTAAAAGCAGGCATGAAGAAACTGCAAGAACCAGGAATCTTCAATCTCCATTGATGgttgaagattaaaaaaaaaaaaaggaaagagagagaagaaactaGACTGAGAGAGACAAAAGAGCAATTGGAGCTATTGTACATTGGATGCTTGAGTTTTATATTTGTTAGAACAGTGGTTTCAGTTCAGTGGTTTCTCTGTTTCcactaaaaagaaaactatggaaaaaaaatatattgataaataaatttttttaaaaagctgaaataaaataatagcaTTTAAAACTCGTGCTCAAAAGAACTAAGTCAATTAGTAGAGTCATCTGCGTCACCCGGTCCCACCTACTGTAATATGTGGAGATTCAGCCACGTGCATTTATTCTTATCCGTATGGACTAATTTTTGAAAGTGTCTGCAAGAATAGTTTAATTTttgctaatttattttattattcagtttatttttgttactatttataaattttactatactttttgatattatttataagtttcactatactattttagctaacttttacttttatttataatactttcaataaaaagttttcaatttcaataaaataagtgaATCCCAAACAGATCATAAATGTTCAAGTTAAACTCagacaacaaaaataaaatgggtAATCTCCAttcaaacctaaaaaaaaatgttcatgctCAAACTTGTCAAAAAGATGTTGTTTATAGTTTGTTGtgcgttttgttttgttttcttcaatTTGGATATTTAAGGCctgtttggtaagagatttctaataacgttatttgtatttcttataaatatgtatggatgaaaaaatgtgtaaaaatacatgtaatattgtttagacactgaaaaatgttgtttaaacaacaataacaaatagGCCCTTATTGTCTAAAATCAAGAGTCTAGGCActctttgttttgttgttgaaactttgtttgcttgtttatCTGTTTCTTTATCTTCAATAAAAATTTCCCtttaagcaaaaaaacaaaaaaaaactcgtCTAAAAGTCCAAAACCTAAGCTTGGCTTGAttcattagtcaagccaagctcaagctcaatatcaaaatcaaactATTGAACTCGAGATTCAACACAATTATATTCCATATTAAGCATGTTATCAACCTTATTTGATTTGGACTAGTAGGCTAACTCCCAATTAATTAAAGACTTagtaatatatgagtttattaataaagcctatATCAAGCCCATAAAAAAGCCTAAACTCGATTTGTTTTATGTCGAGCCCTATTGTTCATGAGTTAtttatgaacattttttttttattgggcttGATCACTTGTGTATTAAACGAGCATTTAACTAAATTTATTTACGGATGActtagtttatttatatatagcCCTACAAAAGGATGGGATATTTGAggcaaatacattttttttcctgaattttATGTTGCGAATGAACCAATTTGTTTACTAATAGTTCAGACTCAACTTTGAaaaagactttttctttttcttttttctgctatcaaaattttcaatattcaaCTTGACATGGTTCATTTACTGCCTTAATTCTTAGTGACATTGTCTCTAACCAGGTTACAAAGGATTTGCTTTCTAAAGCAATCCTTATCTAAGGTATGGACCACGACATTGTATGCCTTCTAACATATGTCTAAAGCAGTGCAATCAAAGCATTTGAGGAAGATGTTGAGACTCTGGATGATGTGGCCAAAATGTAAGTGCGAAGGCTGAGGGTCATTAAATGCTTGAAAGTTTGTCAGAGTTCCCTTTCAATCTCAGTCTCACTCATTGATTCCCACCTCTCTAGCAAACTATTACAGTATTGTGATGGATTCCAAAAAGTTATCAACTTTTTTAGCATTTATCTTTGCAAAAAGCTTAAGCTTGTGAATTTGAATctaactatattatattaaccactcaCTCTTATCAATATTATTCCATGCAAAAACTTACTCACACATGCATTCTTAACACAGTAGTTGAACCATTCTTTATAAGCCAGTCAAGAACAGGTTTAGAGAGGGAACATTGCAAAGTGGCATGAGAATCTACAATCTCTTGGCACATGAATAATCACTCGGCAACACAAAGGGCACTCCAAGTCAAGGTTAGAACCACTTGATTCCAACATAACCAGAGGAAAACTTGGATTGGCAGAGTTGTATTGGCTTTCCAAATTCATATATCATATTTCTTTATCATGCTTACGTATTAATTCATATGCTGACGTCATAAAATCATAATATAAGAGAACACGTGAAttatagtattttaaaaaaaaaattgatgatgccgaaaaatcaccaataagctaCACGCACTCTCAAATCGAAACAACACTTACAAAACGAAAAgcgaagacctaacagagagcaccggtgtggtgccggccaaaaacccaccgaatgtcaagttagaactttttaCAATCCTAAAGTGCCAAAATTGAGTCAATAATGCGTAcattgatttatgagggttttaaggtatttatagtagtgtagggtttTAACCTCCGTGCCTTATTCATGAAGTCCTTTCCTTATAGAAttagaactctttccttttacacACCTCCCAGAAttcttttccttgtaggagTCCCTTGATCGAGGCTTAAACGTGTGACGCAAGGATTCTTCTTATGCACGTTTTCGTGGAGACCAAGCAAAGCCACACCAAACTTAACCGTAAAGTGAAAACCCTATTATGGAATTAATGGAACCAATGACTACTGTGCTGTATCTATCTGTCCACTGTGGATCCGAGCTCCTTGGCTGTTGACCATCAATCTGTCATCCCTGTGTCGTCACATCCAGCCACGTGGACCCGTCGTGTTCATTTTTAttcctcttcagttgccccctcattccTTGAGACCGTCAACTTTCCTCTGCGGTTTCATGGAATGACGGTTAGTTTTGACACTTGACAGGCGTGTTTTGATGAACAGGTTGGAACAATATCATAAATGTACCAGGGACACGTGGTGGTACTCTACTGGTTGTTTGTTGGAATCGATACGCCCCTTTGTTTATCGCGtcgttccctctatatatactgTCCACCGCTTTCAGTTTTAcactttggaaaattttctgCTGATCAGAGTGCAACCGTCCACATTGTGTGATCCGTCGCCTCTAGAAGTTGAGATTCGTCATCCTCTCAGCTCGTCCGTCGCATTTCCTTGCCGTCCACCTATGAGTACCTTCTTTACTtagtttttgttctttatttcgCATGTTGGTCCGTCGTCGGTACAGATCTAGAGTCTTAGGTTTCCTTTACCCATCATctgtaggtgtcagatgtctaaTGAGGCGTCAAGTGGTCAGTCTTATGTCCGCGAGGGAGTGGGCTACAAAGAGGTGTTCCCGTCAGGTCAAGCAGACCAAAACACCTTTAGCGAGGAGAGGGAACCGTCGGCCAGCTCTCTTTCccatgtggaagatgaagggcaAGATGAGGACGGGTCAGAGTATGACTCGAACGACGACTTAGATGGTATAGATACACCGATCCAGTCCGTCATAGGCCTTGATGGTTTCAAAGAATTCGTCCTGCTCCCCTTGTGGATGGTGAACGACTTCGTTTCTTCCATCAAGCCAGCGCACTTCAATACACTAAGGCAAAAGTACCGAATACCCGACACCATACCCATCCGTCTACCCTTAAAGTCAGAGAGATGTTACTACGACGGTCTTGAAGACGTCAGTGTTTACGAGAAGATGCTAAAAGCTGGCTTGCGCTTTCCTCTGAGTGCCTTACACCATCGTCTGCTTCAATACCTGGGTTTGGTTGTCACTCAGATCTCACCAAATGCTTGGAGGGTTTTCCTGAGCGTCGAGGTCTTGTATGGTGTAATGTCTGATGGGGTGAGACGGTTAACAGTGGAAGAGTTCTTTCATTGTTACCGACCGTCTGAGATTACCAAGTCGAAGGGCATGTATAGCTTTGCGCCAAGGAGTCCAGTGCTTAGGCTAGTGTCCGAGACCCTAGACTCCAATCGTAACTGGAAGGGTCGATACTTCTTCCTTCAGGGAGATAACTGGATGAGTCGCCCTGGTGACGACGAACACATGCCAGTAGATAAAACTTGGGGGATAATGCCCCCGTCCTGTATGAGCCCGCCTTATTCTTAACCATTCACCCCCTTTTTTTATGGAATTATTCTTAGCCGTTCATTTTTTCAGCGAGGGACTGTCCACCCATTACAACAGAGCAATTCGGCTTTCTGGAAAAAATCTTTCCAACCACTAAGTTGTCGAAGAGGACTTCGATAAAGCTGGTCACCTTAGACACGCTGCATTGGTATTGTAACGGTCCAGAACCTACAACTGCAGCCCATCGATACGACGCAGGAGTACGCAAACGTAAGTCTTTAATCCTTCCGCTGTTATTTTAACTTATACCATTACTTTTAATCGTCTtcttttgcagaaatggacgaTGCAAGGAGAAGGGTCATTATCAAACAGCAGGCAGCTAAGAAAAAACAAGGAGGTGATCTTCCTCCCAAGACGGGTCCGTCTCTTCCGGCTACAAAGAGACCTTCCACTGAAAAGTTGGACTGTCATAGTAAGAAACAAAAGCTGGTGACGGGATTACCTGCCGGTCAAGGGTCCGGCGTGGTAAGGTTGCCTCCCAAGCTGGGAATGGGTAAGGGCAAGGGTCTGATGACCAATTCTGACCCCGTCAAGGAGAAACCGCCCGTCCTACTCCGGGAAGATCCCCAGTATGCATTCCGTCAAATCAAATCTATTATCAAGGAGGAAGACTATGAGGATATCGGAAACCATGCCACTGAAGCTATGGGGGAGACTTGTTTGTTTAGCCTAACTCAGGTCGTTACCCGTCACATATTTACTTCGTCTTGTTCCTTAATACTTCGAACTTACTTATTGATATTGGTGCAGGGGGTCCTTATGGCCAAATGCTTGATGGACCGTTGTCTTGCCCAAGAGAGAGCTCTAGAGTGCGTACGTGCAAAGGCGAAGGCGATGGTGGAGGAACTTGATGAGTTGAAACTTTGGAGGATTCGTCATgaagaaaagttgaaaatatCTAAGCAGGCTCGTGAGAATTTGGAGAAAGAGGTGGAGTTATTGAGGGAGACGGTAAAAGCTAATGAGGACAACATTCGTCAAGCAAAAGTTGATGCTGTTAAGGAATACCGCGACTCCGACTCCCTTCTGGCCGAGCTTGGCTCCTCCTTTGGTGACGGGTTTGACGATTGTCTCCGTCAGGTGAAGGACTCATTTCCTGACTTGAACCTGGCTCACATCAGTATAGACACCGAGGCCCAGACCCCTGCTCGCCTCGTCGATTCTGAAGGGACGGATGAGCTTTTTGACGAAGATCTTGGTGACGACGGGGTCCCAAAGGTTGATGAAAAAGAATCCGCCGAAGTTGACACCCACCTGCCGTTACCAGAAGGTCCTGAGGCCAACGAGGATATCGTCGTAGTTCAAGACTGATATGTATATTTTATAGTGAACAAAAACAATTTATCCAGTTTCAACCGTTgcctttttttaactttgttttggCAATATGTATGGCTGTCCCTATTTATGAtcttgttggttttttttttatttttcatcggGCAATCCGTTCATTATGTGGACTATCAATTCCATCTCATTTGTGATGATCCGTCCAGTATATagacttaatatatttttatctttctttggatgacccgtccacATGGTGGACttctatattttattcttcctgggatgatccgtccatttggTGGACCTGTATATTGTCATCCtacttgggatgatccgtccactgtgtagACTTGATATATTATCATCCATCTTgagatgatccgtccactatgtggacttaatacagtttcatcctttttggatgatccgtccaccgtatggactatatatatttttcatccttcttggatgatccgtccactatgtggacttgataaatttttacccttcttggatgatccgtccactgtgtggacttgataaatttttacccttcttggatgatccgtccactgtgtggacttgtaTATTGTCATCCTACctaggatgatctgtccactatgtggacttaatacattttcatcatttttggatgatccgtccactgtgttgACTATATATATTGTCATCCTACTTGGGATAATctgtccactgtgtggacttaatacattttcatcctttttggatgacccgtccactatatggactatatatatttttcatccttcttggatgatccgtccactatgtggacttgataaattttcgcccttcttggatgatctgtccactgtgtggacttgaaaAATTTTCACCATTCttagatgatccgtccactgtgtggacttggtagattttgagcaaaacATATTTCATATGCtctgaataaactcctcttattataatGGACTGGTAGACTATATTATtcatagaaaataagaaaaaaaaacgccTTTTGGCTTTAAAAGTACTCGtaggaaataaaaactatgactatctaaaaataaattggaaatGAGGAGGTAAATATTGCTGTCGTCTTTGCCCTTtgtctactggtagtatttcttcaggtgctccaTGTTCCATGGATGACTCAGCTTTCTTCCTTCTAGTGTCTCTAAGTAGTACGTTtctttcctatgccatgaaatgatcctgtatggtccttcccagttaggacctaGTTTCCCTTGggaggcatcctttgtagcgcCGAGTACTTTTCTCAAGAGTAGATCTCCCACTTGGAAGTCCCTGTACctgaccttggagttgtaatacTTCGCCATCAAGTCCTGGTATCGCACTAATCTCTGTTCAGCTGCAGCCCTGACTTCGTCCACAAGGTCGAGCTGTAAACGCAAAGCTTCGTCATTCTTGCTCTTGTCGTAGTTCTCCACATGGTAGCTTGTTAATCCTACCTCTGCTGGTATGAGAGCCTTActaccatacgccaatcgaaacggtgtttcCCCTGTCGGTGTTCTCGCTGTTGTCCTGTacgcccataaaacacttggtaattcgtccggccatatgccctttgctcCCTCGAGCCtggtcttgataatcttaagtaaggaccggttcgtgacttcaacttgtccgttggcctgcgAGTGAGTgggtgacgagtagtgattcttgatcccaagttgggaacaaaagtctctgaatgtgtcgttgtcgaattgtttcCCATTGTTCGAAACCAGCACCCTCGGAATTTCATacctgcaaataatacttctccatacaaaactatGAATATTATTCTCCGTGATAGTGGCCAGagcctctgcttccacccatttggtgaagtagtcaataccaaccactaagAACTTTAGTTGCCTCACCGCTGTcgggaatggacccatgatgtctaatccccattgtgcaaacggccatggggccgtcataggGGTAAGTTCTTCCGTTGGTTGCCTTATGAAATTACCAAATCGTTGGCACTTGTTGCAAGCTTTGACATAtgtgt
This genomic stretch from Castanea sativa cultivar Marrone di Chiusa Pesio chromosome 9, ASM4071231v1 harbors:
- the LOC142609931 gene encoding cytochrome P450 94C1-like encodes the protein MEIEDSWFLQFLHACFYFLALCFLIFPPLLYLARLKPWCNCEICHTYLTSSWSKQFDNLCDWYAHLLKNSPSKTIHIHVLGNTITANPNNVEYMLKTRFENYPKGKPFSMILGDFLGRGIFNVDGDLWRFQRKMASLELNKYSIRSFAFEIVNYEIKTRLVPLLSLVGSKKDGVLDLQDVFRRFSFDCICRFSFGLDPRCLELSLPMSEFADSFDLASKLSAERAMTVSPLVWKIKRVFNIGSEKKLKEAVSMINVLAQEVIKQKRRMGFFTHKDLLSRFMSSVDDDTYLRDIVISFLLAGRDTVASALTSLFWLLAKHPHVESAIRVEADRVIGANKELTSFEELRELHYLQAAVYESMRLYPPIQFDSKFCQKDDVLPDGTFVRKGTRVTYHPYAMGRIKEIWGFDCLQFKPERWLKDGIFFPENPFKYPVFQAGLRVCLGKEMALVELKCVALSLLRKFQIDLATPSHTPRFSPGLTASFSGGLQVLVRERETPL